In Oncorhynchus masou masou isolate Uvic2021 chromosome 28, UVic_Omas_1.1, whole genome shotgun sequence, the DNA window CTGAGGAGGGAAACAGATGGCCCCACGTAGGTGTTGTGGCCTGAGGAGGGAAACAGATGGCCCCCACGTAGGTGTTGTGGCCTGAGGAGGGAAACAGATGGCCCCCACGTAGGTGTTGTGGCCTGAGGATGGAAACAGATGGCCCCCACGTAGGTGTTGTGGCCTGAGGATGGAAACAGATGGCCCCCACGTAGGTGTTGTGGCCTGAGGATGGAAACAGATGGCCCCCACGTAGGTGTTGTGGCCTGAGGATGGAAACAGATGGCCCCCACGTAGGTGTTGTGGCCTGAGGATGGAAACAGATGGCCCCCACGTAGGTGTTCTGGCCTGAGGACAGGAAAAGAATAACTATTATCATTATCAAATGATTGACTTATTTATCATTCAGGATAGGGCTGGACGATATGGCCAAAATAGCATATCACTGCATAAAAATAAAAAGGACAGTATGACGGTATTTTGTTTTTGAATAATGAATGTTCAACATTGCCTTCATGAGAataatttttttctctcattttgtctgtcatagttgaagtgtaccaatgatgaaaattacaggcctctcatctttttaagtgggagaatttgcacaattggtggctgactaaatactttttttgccccactgtaaattcTAAGAGATTTCAATTGGTCTTTCTCCATTTTGATTATTTAAATACTGTTCAATTCAAAGAAATCTGCATTTTCATAAATGTCTGCATTTGTTACACTTATTTGAGATCACTTCCACACTGCCATGTAGGGCTGCACAATATGGGCAAAGAAAGTAGGCCTTATTTTTAGCCAAAGGTTGCGATTGCGATTTTACTAGCGATTTAGAACAAAACACatgggtgaactgttggaatcatggaaatagaatgattattctaattctatagtttgTATTTAAAGTGCCTACTGTTATATTCTGTGTTGTTTGTCGTGACAAAAAattaaaatgccagggaggagttaaAGACAGGGTAAGGACAAGGAACTTTTGTATTGATAAGTGTTTCttaggggaccctataatctttgcctacctggggctgcaggtagcctagtggttagagcgttggactagtaaccgaaaggttgtaagatcgaatccctgagctgacaaggtaaaaaaaataaaaatctgtccttctgcccctgaacaaggcagttaacccactgttcctaggctgtcattaaaaataagaatttgttcttaactgacttgcctagttaaataaaggtacaaaataaCTGAATGttctcttagctacttcatgtagctaacattttcttgctttgcatattcctctttgatttagaagattgCACAAACATGCTGATTtcagtctacaccatcactggtatcAAACACCCAAGTCACGGCCTGTTCaccacgctatcatccagaaggcgaggtcagtacaggtgcatcaaagctgggacagagagactgaaaaacagcttctatctcaaggccatcagactgttaaatagccggctaccaccaggttactcaaccctgcactttagaggctgctgccctatatactgtacatggaatcactggtcactttaatgtttacacACTGCTTTAAAGCTCCAAATTCACCACTTTATTGACAACATTTTGATCTGAAATGGATCTTCATCAGGTCTGTTCTTTATTAGCCCAGCACCTATGTTAAGGATGTGCGTATGACCAAACTtcacatactgctttactcatttaatatgtatatactgtattctagtctacTGTAAAGTAAAAATCCAAACCGGTCCATATATCTGTAGTGAAACGTCAAAGGGATCTCCCTCCTACCCCCCTGGCCCCGTTGTCCCCTCCACCCCTGCCTCAGCCAGACTCAACTGATCTACCAGATTGGGCTCAATCTCCAGCAGAGGACACCAGTCCACCACCCAACTCAACAGACTGGTATCAAGAGACACCCACCCAGCTAACCGACGACAACCCagacgaatgggagaaactgcTAGAATCATTGCTACTAGAGTAGAAGGCTCTGTCATAAACGGAAGGCCATATAAGAAATATAAAAGTATTTCCTGCTGTACGCATCATTACTGCACTTGACATAGTCTCTGAGGTGATGAGTCATCACTGCCTTTGCCAGAGAGGACGAGGAGCGGATCCGGTGCAGAGAAACAAAAGGTATATAAAGAGAAATTGCCATTAAATTGGCGCTGCCTTCTTGAATCTTGAATTCATTTAGACAACCATTTGACTTTGAGCCATTAATGCTCGACTCAAATTATCTATAGATTCTAACTTGCTGGAACTCGGGTTCGTGCCGCTTACCTATCGGACAGTTGTACTTGTCGCCATTTGCCCTGTGCTCGGTTTATCTTGATGCAATAATATCTTAACTGATTGAGCTCAACATTCCGGCTGGGTATTATCGCCACAGACACTGCGGTAGATCAACGGTGAACCTCTGATCTCTCCAGACTAACTTGAATCTCGCAATTTAAGTGAACCACCGATCTCTCATAGGAGGAGTCGATACCGAAACTAAATTCTCAGAACTCTGACCGATTGAAACTCTGCTCCTGATCTCGTGGGTCTCCCCATCATCTCTCAAAGGTAATTAAAGAGATATTATAAGCATTAATATAGAGATAAGTGTTATCATTGTACCCGGCTTTATAGAGCATTAAGGCACTGGCATGTTTGTGATTAACGCTGTGTGTGACCAAGTAACACATGGTGTATTTTGAAGTGTGTTTGATTataaaagacaaaaaaacagtgtTTCCAAAAATAAACGGTAGCCTTGCTTTGTCTCGAGTAAAACGCCCTCCCAAGACCGTTAACGGCACGGGAGATAACAACTCTGACACTCCCCTCCACTGGAAACGGAGACCAATACTCTATGACAAAGTGAGTTACCATTAAAAGACAAAGAGGAAGGTGTGTCCAGTAGTGATTCATTAATTGTCTTATCGATCTATCTAAGTTTTATTATCCAAGCGATACATATTCTCACTACTCTGCCCGTCGGCTAAGTTGACTAAAGGTCTTCACACTTTAAACTAGATACATCACAGAGGGGAAATACTCAACCACAGGGAAATCATATAGAGACTGGTGGGACTAGTGCTTAATAACAACTCAGGGATCAATTAGTGGTGAAACAAAGAGTCTAGAGGATAAACGTGGGGTTCACACATCCCAGCTAGAGCTAGACCGTTGAGAGTGACAAGGCTAAAGACCTCTCTACGCGGACAACGTATCGATATAGAAAGAGGCAGGGCTACGCGAGCGGTCCTGGTTATACCGAGATAACCTGAAGTATCTATAGTGCCCTGTCCAATCCAAGGAACGGGATGCTAACCACCTCTAGCACCCCGCTGCCGGCCAAGGGGCGGGGCTGAAGGTTTCGTATCGCGACATATCGTAAAATACAGTATACCTCCCAGCCCTAATTTAGGACAACAGAAGTCAAGAAAGAGTAAATTGCAATGCAATTTCTCAAATGATTGAGAAAAATAAGATATTCTTCTAACCCCGAAGAGTACAGATAAGGGTGCAGTCGAACATTCCACAGTTTACACAGGCCACTCCTAGAGAGAACAAAAAACAAGTCAGGACGACAAGGACAATTCTTCTAACAAATACTTATTTGATGGCTAAATGGATATAAAACACCATCAATACCATTCCTGTCTGTGCAGTGCaacgagaggagactgagggaCTCACCAAGCGGCAGTCACAAGCATTTTGGAGTTTGGGCTAAATTGGAAAAGGATTTAGGCCTGTCGTCACCGATTTGACTGCAGTAGTTATTCAGGTTCTGAGTAGGCAGAGAAAATGTTGATATTCTACAACAGTTTTTCATGAACAAGACACGCCCTTCAATTATTTTGGAGACTTTGATGGAGGACATACGGTGAGGGTCTTGTGAAGTTCTTGTACTTTgtattttgattggtttaacactttttggttgcaacttgattccatgtgtgttatttcatagttttgatatcttgactattattctacaatgtagaaatgtagaaaggagtaaaaataaagaacactggaatgagtaggtgtccaaacgtttgactggtgctgtaaatGTATCTCCATATTGAATGAATGGAGTGAAAACATTGTAGTAGTGAGAGAAATACATTGGAGATTCAAACCACATATCATACCTCCTCCTGGGAACGTTTGGATttctcaaatcaaagtttgtcacgtgcgccgaatacaacaggtgtattcaGGAGGAGGTATGATATGTGGCTTGACTCTCCAATATATCTCTCACTACTACAACATTTTCACTCCATTTATTCAATATGGAGATACATTTACAGAccagcacttcatggctacggacgtgagtgctatgggtctgtagtcatttaggcaggttgccttgtgttcttgggcacagggactatggtggtccgcttgaagcatgttggtattacagactcaatcagggacatgttgaaaatgtcagtgaagacaccggTCAGTTGGTCAACATGCCCagagcacacatcctggtaatccatctggcaccgcagccttgtgtatgttgacctgtttaaaggtcttactcacgtcggctatggagagcgtgatcacacagttgccCAGAACAGCTGatactctcatgcatgcctcagtgttgcttgccacgaagcgagcatagaagtgatttagctcgtctggtaggctcgtgtcactgggcagctcgcggctgtgcttccctttgtagtctgtaatagtttgcaagccctgccacatccgacgagtgtcggagctggtgtagtatgattcaatcttagtcctgtactgacgctttgcctgtttgatggttcgtcgcagggcatagcgggatttcttgtaagcttccgggttagagtcccgcaccttgaaagcggcagctctaccctttagctcagtgcggatgtttcctgtaatccatggcttctggttggggtatgtacgtacagtcactgtggggagacgtcctcaatgcacttattgataaagccagtgactgatgtggtgtactcctcaatgtcatcggaagaatcccggaacatgttccagtctgtgatagcaaagcagtcctgtagcatctgcttcatctgaccatttttttatagaccgagtcactggtgcttcctgctttaatttttgcttgtggtaagcaggaatcaggagaatagaGTTGTGGTTGAATTTACCAAAacggagggcgagggagagcgagggagtacaggtgatctagaaacgttttccctctggttgcacatttaacatgttgatagagatttgttAGAAGTAATTTAAGTTTCTTTCATCACCCTTCTTAGATTTCTTTAGTGCATCTGGGCACACTACAGAAAGGATATTCCTCAGCCtggaaaataaataacaaaatcgAAAAGAGGTTGAGCTAAGGTTCGAGGTGGATATAATGTATGCAAAATATAACTTTCGATGTGGTGTTTTCAAGCAGAAAGACTAACTCAAAACTGCAATTTTAATTGGTAAGTTGACAGGGGTGACATGACATGTTGTAAAAGCATCAGAGGAGCTTCAGAGGGTCTTTAATTTTTAATCCACACATTAAAATATTAGAAGGGGAGGACAGAACCATGCTTGTGActcacctctctcatctctcagcaGGCCCCTCACTAAACAATGCAATTGGCTCCCCAAGGGCCCGTAAGCAAGCTTTAACCTCTATATCGTCAGTGGATACTGTGACTGAGCGCAGAAAGCGAGCGAGAAAAAGTCAGCAAATACCTCAGACTGGAGCTCACTCACGTGTTCCTCAAGCTCAAGGGacctgagggaagagagagagagagaaagtaagctGAGTTaagagacacacatacatacgacTCCAACcataaacagttgatgttgacagCATCAATGCCTGCTTTGACAGAATTTTTGCCTGACCCAGAGGACTCTCGTCCCAGCCGCTCCCTCTCCTTCAGACTGCCATAGAACATTCTGGTCTTCTTCACCAGCGGAGCTTCATCCTCGTCAGACATCTCTGGTCCCACTGTTCACCACAATGAATGATACTGTCCTGGAGTAAACAATAGCCACACAGAGATATGAATGAATGGAATGAGTGTGTAGTTTACTAACTATCAATTTGCTGACCAAAAATGGACAACTCCCTAATCAGTAAATCAAATGGCTAGGACACATTGACAAAATCATAGGGGTTTGTAAAGTAGTCTTTACACAAGAACACGTTGACTAACTAGCTAACGTCAGATAAACTAGTTAGCGAACGACACTCAGCAGGTTGCCAAAAGCATCACCAAATAGACAAAATGCTCAACATTTAAGGTGATTAATGTACCTATATTTTATTATTGGGTTTGAAATAACGCAATTACACAGGAACCGCAACCAGCAAGCAAAATCAAAACACAAGTGGTTGCCTGTTCACATTTCACagcgacatctagtggaaaggagGTCAAACATACCCACACGGGCACTGCTGAAAACTACGTTACCCAGAAGCCCTTCGTCAATTTATAGCGAATTCTACAGGGataggctagctagctactgctGTCCATATAAACAACATTAACAAAATGTAAGCAAATATGAAATATTAGCCTGTTTCTTTGTGAGTACCACTGGATCCGAGAAATTGACGTATGGAGCGCTCAATTTTGCCCTCTTTAGCCGTGCTTGGTCTGTCACTAGTTTTTTATGTAGTTAGCTTGACAGTTTGCTAGTAAAGTTAGCAAGTTGTTGCAAAGAGATTTTAGTGTGATTGATTTGTTTGGAAGCCTTAACATGAACTATTGTTTAGTAATTGTATATAGCTAGCTAAGTGGTTTAGCAAATGCAAGCCATATTATTACACTCGATAATTGATCTGTCACCTTTCTGTCTTTAACCATCTAGTAGAAGTTACTACTTACAGCCTTGGGCACATCTGCTTCACAGCCAACATTGGTGGATATAATATGCTGCGCAGAAAGCCCACCCGTCTGGAATTGAAGTTGGATGACACTGAggagtttgagtgtgtcaagaaagAGCTTGAGGTGAGTAGCCACAGCATCATGGATACATTTATTATCTGCAGGTATAAAGGCATAATAAAGAGGCTTTGCGTTGTTGATGGATTGCCTGCAACCCGTTTCTTAAATTCCTCATTAACTTTAAGAAACGCTTGATTGGCATAAAATCCGCGCCTTGGGTGTGAGAAAAACACTTTATTTTTTACATGAATTATACATACCAGAACTTATGTCTAACAACCtacgcccccccccctctcagatTCGGAAAAAACAGAGCGATGAAGTGGATGTTGTTGGTGTGGCTATGTTTAGTAATATGGTGGGGGCCAGCGGTGGAACAGGGGATGGGAAGACACGGGAACAGATGATCAACGAGAGAAGCTACAAACCCCATCCTAAACCCAACACCTTGCCCTCACTCTTTGGAAACATGCAGTTTTAGGTTCCTAATAGGCACATTGACAAGACCGCTCAAACCAGTGTTGGTGTGTGGATGGCACAGTAACAATGCTATTGACATGGTCAGGGATACTTGTGTGCTTGCCGGAGGTCAGAATTCTCTTCACAAAGAAATGTGTAGTTTGAGGATCATGTTTTGCTTATAACACACATCTTCTAAAGTAATGTTGTTGCATTTACCTGAAATGTTATGACTTGCGATGCAAAGCGTGTGGCCTTTCGTACAATATGTATCATTGGAGCTGTTGTAGTGGTTTCCCTCTATTACAAAAATCCAGACTTGGTCGTCCCAGGAAGGTGAAGGTAGCATCTTTGGGGCAAAATGGAATGGACTTGATAACTAATCAGTTATTACTTAGAATGGTATGATTGTAGTTTTATTGGCCTTCAAGGCTGCATTATGAGAATGCAACAGAATCAAACATACAGTTCTTGAATGATACCATTTATTACTCGTTTTCTCTAGATGATTACAGCACTGTAAATACGTCATACTATACAGACATGTCTGTGGACTTAACAGTCCAGGTAATGTTCACACTGTTGCTGCGCTGGAGTGGCAGTCAGACTCCCACTGCTGTTTTGGCCCATTAACTTCAACGCTCGAGTTGTACAGTAGACTATAATAATAAATCTTGATACATGATCCCATGTGGTAAAGCAGAAACAGTTATAATATGTTCAAGTATACACTAACTATTAATGTCCCTGGCTTGATTGTAATGTAATGAGAATGTGCGGCAGTTGAATCCAGTTATAGCAACTAGGAATTTGACCCTCAAACCAGGCACAGCACATCACTAAGGCTGTGTTTAGACAAGCAgctcaattctgatattttttccactaattggtcttttgaccaatcacatctttCTACAACCGATATTTTTccagatctgattggtcaaaagaacaatTAACTgagtgcaaaaaaaaaaagaaaaaaaaaaagatttgggCTGCCGGTCTACAGAGACAGACAATTCTGACATTTCCGCTAATTGGTCCTTTAACCAATCAAATAAGCTCTATTGCCAAATCATTAAAATATCAGAATCAGACTGCCTGTGTAAAACACAGCTTTACGCAACTGATAAACATTTACTAGTCATTTCTCAGAGACAAAAAAAATTATAATCAAGAAACTAAAAATACAACTTTCTCTTTAGGTTCTACTTCATAGATATCCCCTCCTGTCAAAGTGTGAACTGGGAGGCGTAAGCACCGATAGGTCACAAGAGGTGCAGTAATCATGTGTTACTAGGCCAGTCTGAGAAAGCACTAGATTTATCCTCGTACTTTCCCATAGTTCCCTGCTTGTCCTTGGGATCTGAGCACTTGCTCCAATAAGGACACTAGTGTCCATGTTGTGTTGACATGCTAACTAATTTAAGCCTATTGAATGAATGCACCAAAAGTTACTCCCAAGTTATATTATGAACATTTTATATTGGCTTCTTGATGTACAAGAGTCAATTTACATTTGTGTGTCAGATCAAGCCTTCGAGTGCCAAGTGTCATTGGTAAATAATGAGGTTGTCATTCATAAACTACCAAAATTGAACACTGCATAGCAGTGTGTCTCATGAAGAGGGTCTCAAAGGTTGTCGCGCTCTGCTGCATTACACTAATGTATATAATCACACAACATTTAAAGTGTACTGTACTTGACTGCTTGTCCACTGGACAAACTTCTTTAAAATAGCACTGGCActtgtcagtagactacagttgGCCTAGGCTGTCATGTTTCCCTCCTTTAAGGCAAAGGGTTTAGTAAGGCTTAGTCATACAGCCAGAGCTGCCCCACCATCTCCACACAATCCCAAGTATGACCTTTGACTCCTGTAGTTGAGAGACACTGATTATGTTAGACCCCCCCGCCAGATTGTCAGGTGGAATGCAGATATGACAAGGCTTCAGAAGAACACATTGGCTTTAACTTGGGCCCAGGTGgggtcaggaaaaactctgggccctatTCACAATGATCTTCAATGAGAGAGGTTGTAAGGGTCGTAAATAGCCCTCTGAGCAGAAGAGCCTAGAGCCCCAGTGCTACAAGGATGAACCTGCACTGGTTGTTGCGCAATAACAAAAACAGAATGGAAGAATGGCACGGCTGGGGGAAGTGGATGTTTGGCCCTTGACAGAGCTGTGGAGCCAGACAGGAGTGGTGTTGGTATAACAGAAGCCAGCATTTGGAATACCAACATCATGCTAGTTGTCGAGGGTAGTCTACTGGACCTACTAAAAGGACAGACTTGAATGTCACAAATGTAAAAGCTCAGTCATAATTCACATTTTCCATCAAGCAACTTGTGTGACAAAGTGAACCATTTAAATAAGATAAACGTATATAAAACTGGATGCATGATGATGACGATTAAATGGAGAATAcctgtgtgtgaatgtatgtgtgtgtgggtggaggatgaagagagaccggggggggggggggggggctattagTGACAGTGTTCGGTGATATCAACAACCACAGCCTTTTTCCAGCTGAATAAGAAGTATCCGACGCCTGCCCCGGCTGCAACGGCGATACACAGATAAGCATTGTAGGTCATGAAGACCAACATGAGGAAATAGCTGACCACCACCTGGATGATGTGTAACACCGTCTGCAGCAAGTGTGCCATACTCAGCATCCGCTGgctgcaggggagagggggaaacaggatGGTTAAAAAAACTTGTTTTCAAATACACTAATTGACAGCACTCTGCAAGTCAGGTGTTAGTGGCAAACAAATCCATTTAAAAACTCCTGTTATATCTACAACATTCGCCACATACAGTGAGGCTTCACATTCTCCTACTGCAAGTTGATATGGAGCACGTAGCCCTTTTGAACTGCAATGTCTAGAAGTCTCATTATTGAGGTGTAAAATGGACCACTTCACTGCAGTACTACTATGTGTCCGGTTAGTAAAGAGTTCTGTTGCTTGGTTGTCTAACTTACCCTACAGTCTTGTGGGTCTCCATGACCATGGTGCCGTCTGCCCCCGGGACAGGCATGGAGTTGTAACGCACGTTGACCTGGTTCCTCCTCAGCAGGAACTCCCTGCCAATCTTCAGCCCCTCGTAGAGCACAGCCAGCAGGAAACAACCAAAGCAGGCCGCCACCATCTCTGAAAgaggagacatgttaaataaTTGACTCACTATCTAACCAATATTATTTGTAGTTTTATGAATATTCAAATGGCCAATACATAAAATGCTTTTTGCATTACATTTCAAGTCTGAAAATACATTCTGGGAACACAAACTAACTTACCTCCAGGTGTGTTGATGACAAGGCTGGCAAACAGCAGCTCCACGTTTGTGTAGCCAAAGTAGAAGGTCATTTTCTGGAGAAGAGGGACAGAAAACAATTTTTAAAAATGGTATCACACCTATAGAGCCAAGGGGTTTACAGACGaacacggactacaaaaggaaaatcAGCCACATCGCAGACACCAACGTCTTGCTGCTAGACAAGCTTTGAGGATAACagagtgccactgacacggccagctaccaaggactgtgggctctcctctgTGGCCGacttgagtaagacatttaaatgtgttaacccacaaggctgctggcccag includes these proteins:
- the LOC135518080 gene encoding anaphase-promoting complex subunit CDC26-like isoform X1, with amino-acid sequence MILSWIEVTTYSLGHICFTANIGGYNMLRRKPTRLELKLDDTEEFECVKKELEIRKKQSDEVDVVGVAMFSNMVGASGGTGDGKTREQMINERSYKPHPKPNTLPSLFGNMQF
- the LOC135518080 gene encoding anaphase-promoting complex subunit CDC26-like isoform X5: MNGMTNIGGYNMLRRKPTRLELKLDDTEEFECVKKELEIRKKQSDEVDVVGVAMFSNMVGASGGTGDGKTREQMINERSYKPHPKPNTLPSLFGNMQF
- the LOC135518080 gene encoding anaphase-promoting complex subunit CDC26-like isoform X2, coding for MNGMIEVTTYSLGHICFTANIGGYNMLRRKPTRLELKLDDTEEFECVKKELEIRKKQSDEVDVVGVAMFSNMVGASGGTGDGKTREQMINERSYKPHPKPNTLPSLFGNMQF
- the LOC135518080 gene encoding anaphase-promoting complex subunit CDC26-like isoform X4, yielding MASGWANIGGYNMLRRKPTRLELKLDDTEEFECVKKELEIRKKQSDEVDVVGVAMFSNMVGASGGTGDGKTREQMINERSYKPHPKPNTLPSLFGNMQF
- the LOC135518078 gene encoding high affinity copper uptake protein 1-like, yielding MDHTNHDHDHDHDHSKMAGSMAPPMVTGSHEDHLGGGGGGHMMKMTFYFGYTNVELLFASLVINTPGEMVAACFGCFLLAVLYEGLKIGREFLLRRNQVNVRYNSMPVPGADGTMVMETHKTVGQRMLSMAHLLQTVLHIIQVVVSYFLMLVFMTYNAYLCIAVAAGAGVGYFLFSWKKAVVVDITEHCH
- the LOC135518080 gene encoding anaphase-promoting complex subunit CDC26-like isoform X6; the protein is MLRRKPTRLELKLDDTEEFECVKKELEIRKKQSDEVDVVGVAMFSNMVGASGGTGDGKTREQMINERSYKPHPKPNTLPSLFGNMQF
- the LOC135518080 gene encoding anaphase-promoting complex subunit CDC26-like isoform X3, with product MNGMKVTTYSLGHICFTANIGGYNMLRRKPTRLELKLDDTEEFECVKKELEIRKKQSDEVDVVGVAMFSNMVGASGGTGDGKTREQMINERSYKPHPKPNTLPSLFGNMQF